The Xenopus tropicalis strain Nigerian chromosome 7, UCB_Xtro_10.0, whole genome shotgun sequence genome includes a region encoding these proteins:
- the nobox gene encoding homeobox protein NOBOX, with translation MGGVYSATVSGNGFVATGNALRVGSDPLPDSDGSLQSLVSSADSSSTLIAPIRPCRSRLTSTCGAANGPAGNRGETGPAQAEKWIRNRRQREDEKRCQLGSPDEEETSLRCLEPEAGGGPQDEYRAVLINEGGNGLVASDPREFGINPSGGCASEGGQCQLSLLAVCGPLPEATGGCYSAFSGDDPQGPGYFPPRGQFQPVNLKVEGNFPQSAPLPRRSARCAASCRLPTFIYDTGHGGDRQRGKCPADAPEEPGPPCRKKSRTLYSMDQLQELERLFAEDHYPDSEKRREIAEIIGVTPQRIMVWFQNRRAKWRKVEKTSIKGPRKPLSAAGMSRPETAVLTVSSSVALSRPEAVSLSVTSGFHTYGSAFPPVGGVRNGFSMVPGSALPTSQSSDGSSQHSASCSSSSSGLGSPSEVCLPPSQEYPPTFPSPPPLRRVGLPMSMAFNPSSHMVPLMLDTPESTCTPPPSCDTDIFSYSGQEYAIRSPTLQETMGASMRFGAQYYHPSTQPAAFQFPQYSQYSQYQRLPQHSLTPTSPEEASFLTVPGSNPPSVLAYGGPGTFLPGRAGGHILLQSGTGGITFHASPWSDMYLQNPPFQRSQIGGPCNLAEQPLFSHTAPHLAQPQKASNPSQAPDDQDGAATVSPNAVAPV, from the exons ATGGGGGGAGTATATAGCGCCACCGTGTCGGGCAATGGGTTTGTGGCTACTGGAAATGCCCTCCGTGTTGGATCCGACCCACTGCCGGACTCTGATGGATCG CTTCAATCCCTGGTTTCCTCGGCCGACTCCAGTAGCACATTAATCGCACCGATACGTCCCTGTCGCTCCCGATTGACCTCCACCTGCGGCGCCGCGAATGGACCGGCCGGGAATAGAGGGGAAACGGGACCGGCCCAGGCAGAGAAATGGATTCGGAACCGGCGTCAGAGGGAGGACGAGAAGCGCTGTCAGCTGG GTTCCCCGGATGAAGAGGAGACGTCGCTGAGGTGCTTGGAGCCGGAGGCCGGGGGGGGGCCGCAGGATGAATACAGGGCAGTTCTAATCAATGAGGGGGGCAATGGCTTGGTGGCGTCGGATCCCAGAGAGTTCGGTATTAACCCCTCGGGGGGCTGTGCCAGTGAAGGGGGGCAGTGCCAGCTGAGCCTGTTGGCAGTGTGTGGGCCCCTCCCAGAAGCTACAGGGGGGTGTTACTCTGCATTCAGCGGGGACGATCCACAAGGTCCGGGGTATTTCCCCCCAAGAGGGCAGTTCCAGCCGGTGAATCTAAAGGTAGAGGGCAACTTCCCTCAATCTGCCCCTCTCCCCCGGCGCTCTGCCCGCTGTGCCGCCTCCTGCCGACTGCCAACCTTCATATACGACACGGGACATGGGGGCGACAGGCAGAGGGGTAAGTGCCCCGCAGATGCCCCCGAGGAGCCAGGACCGCCCTGCAGGAAGAAGAGCAGGACCCTCTACAGTATGG ACCAACTGCAGGAACTGGAGCGCCTGTTTGCCGAGGATCATTACCCCGACAGTGAGAAGAGGCGCGAGATTGCCGAAATCATCGGAGTCACCCCCCAGCGCATAATG GTTTGGTTTCAGAATCGCCGCGCAAAATGGCGCAAAGTGGAGAAAACGTCCATAAAGGGACCACGCAAACCGCTGTCTGCAGCCGGGATGTCTCGCCCCGAGACTGCTGTACTGACTGTCTCTTCCTCCGTTGCACTTTCCCGCCCAGAGGCGGTGTCTCTGTCCGTCACCTCGGGATTCCACACTTACGGAAGCGCTTTCCCTCCCGTGGGCGGAGTCAGGAATGG GTTCTCTATGGTCCCTGGCTCCGCCCTGCCGACATCTCAGTCCTCTGATGGCAGCTCCCAGCACAGCGCCTCCTGCAGTTCCAGCAGCTCAG GTCTGGGATCCCCGAGTGAAGTTTGTCTCCCCCCCTCCCAGGAGTACCCCCCGACATTCCCCAGCCCCCCGCCTCTGCGCAGAGTGGGGCTCCCAATGTCCATGGCCTTTAACCCCAGCAGTCACATGGTGCCGCTAATGCTGGACACGCCCGAGAGCACGTGCACCCCGCCCCCATCATGTGACACCGACATCTTCTCGTACAGCGGGCAGGAGTACGCAATCCG GTCGCCCACCTTACAGGAGACAATGGGGGCATCTATGAGGTTTGGGGCTCAGTACTACCATCCCAGCACCCAGCCGGCAGCATTCCAGTTCCCCCAGTACTCCCAGTATTCCCAGTACCAGCGACTCCCCCAGCACAGCCTTACTCCCACATCCCCTGAGGAGGCCTCTTTCCTTACTGTGCCAGGGAGTAACCCCCCCAGTGTGCTGGCATACGGGGGCCCTGGAACCTTCCTGCCAGGCCGAGCCGGGGGGCACATACTGCTGCAGTCTGGTACAG GTGGGATCACGTTCCATGCCTCCCCATGGAGTGACATGTACCTACAGAACCCTCCCTTCCAGCGCTCTCAAATTGGGGGTCCCTGCAACTTGGCCGAGCAGCCTCTCTTTTCTCACACGGCCCCCCATCTTGCTCAGCCCCAGAAGGCCTCAAATCCAAGCCAGGCCCCTGACGATCAGGACGGCGCAGCCA CGGTCTCTCCGAATGCCGTAGCGCCTGTCTGA